A stretch of the Vitis riparia cultivar Riparia Gloire de Montpellier isolate 1030 chromosome 13, EGFV_Vit.rip_1.0, whole genome shotgun sequence genome encodes the following:
- the LOC117927507 gene encoding uncharacterized protein LOC117927507 encodes MTQKSNLFKGQPKRKVIAPNRHGKPCQTRKGKRVVKPSKVTKEMDADREVSKFINYCNEVKAATVANKEGGQLSIVKTPSEPSNAAKK; translated from the exons ATGACGCAAAAATCCAATCTTTTCAAAGGCCAGCCGAAGAGGAAGGTAATCGCTCCCAATCGCCATGGAAAGCCCTGCCAAACTCGCAAAG GTAAGAGAGTGGTGAAGCCTTCGAAGGTCACAAAGGAGATGGACGCTGATAGG GAGGTGAGCAAGTTCATAAACTACTGCAATGAGGTGAAAGCAGCCACTGTTGCCAACAAGGAAGGTGGTCAACTAAGTATTGTAAAAACCCCATCAGAGCCTTCTAATGCTGCAAAGAAGTAG